The following coding sequences lie in one Maylandia zebra isolate NMK-2024a linkage group LG14, Mzebra_GT3a, whole genome shotgun sequence genomic window:
- the kcnj13 gene encoding inward rectifier potassium channel 13 — protein sequence MTTKSNSSVLGGKASSSPLLSAPPHQRLITKDGHCALRPTVCSSGSWHETLRRAWLLALQDVWGLLVSLRWRWVLLAFCTSFLAHWLLFACLWYLLAHLNGDLAVQDHDAPPQGHVLCVKHITSFTAAFSFSLETQLTIGYGTMFPSGDCPSAIALLAVQMLLGLMLEAFITGAFVAKIARPQKRAGAIQFSHQAVVGQHLGQTCLMLRVTNLLQRPLVDVKVSAVLYEEHEGQALHQTSLDFYLDHLGQQPCPFFIFPLTFYHPLDRRSPLYPVLCEGSSTHFELVVFLSALQEGTGDTCQKRTSYLRQEIQFDRRFVPALGLDACGRYTVSNQHFDTAHSKEPMNKDCVVQINGDGNERME from the exons ATGACAACCAAATCGAACAGCAGTGTTCTGGGTGGCAAGGCTTCCTCATCACCTCTCCTGTCCGCTCCACCTCACCAGCGTCTGATCACCAAAGATGGACACTGTGCACTTCGCCCCACTGTGTGTTCTTCGGGCTCATGGCATGAGACTTTACGCAGAGCCTGGCTGTTGGCCCTGCAGGATGTGTGGGGATTGTTGGTGAGTCTGCGCTGGAGATGGGTCCTCCTGGCCTTCTGCACCTCCTTCCTGGCCCACTGGCTGTTGTTTGCCTGTCTGTGGTACTTGCTGGCACACCTAAATGGGGACCTTGCTGTGCAGGATCATGATGCGCCCCCACAGGGGCATGTGCTCTGTGTAAAGCACATTACAAGCTTCACTGCTGCATTTTCCTTCTCCCTGGAGACTCAGCTAACCATCGGCTATGGCACTATGTTCCCCAGTGGAGACTGCCCCAGTGCTATAGCACTGTTGGCTGTACAGATGCTGCTTGGGCTCATGCTGGAAGCATTTATCACAG GTGCATTTGTAGCCAAGATTGCCCGCCCCCAGAAGCGAGCAGGAGCCATACAATTCAGCCACCAGGCAGTGGTGGGCCAACACCTGGGTCAGACGTGCCTCATGCTTCGAGTCACCAATCTGCTGCAGCGGCCTCTGGTGGATGTAAAGGTGAGTGCTGTGCTATACGAGGAGCATGAAGGCCAAGCTCTGCACCAGACTTCATTGGACTTCTATTTGGACCATTTGGGCCAGCAGCCATGCCCCTTCTTCATTTTCCCACTCACCTTTTACCACCCCCTGGACCGTCGGAGCCCCCTCTATCCTGTCCTGTGTGAGGGTTCATCAACCCACTTTGAGTTAGTTGTCTTCCTATCAGCCTTGCAGGAGGGAACTGGCGACACTTGCCAGAAGAGGACCTCTTATCTGCGCCAAGAAATCCAGTTTGACCGCCGCTTTGTCCCTGCTTTGGGTTTGGATGCCTGTGGAAGGTACACAGTGAGCAACCAGCACTTTGATACAGCCCATTCAAAAGAGCCTATGAACAAGGACTGTGTGGTGCAGATCAACGGTGATGGAAATGAGAGGATGGAGTAA